The Methanobrevibacter thaueri DNA segment GTTCGTATGAATAGTATTTCAATTGACTATTCAGTTGATAATAATTGGGATGATTGTGCAACTCTATGTCCGACAAACGCATTCACTCTTGAGTTCAAGGAATTCTTTGAGAATCGGGATATGGATGTCGGAATCGAATTGATCGATGACGAGCTATATCCATACATTAACGAGAATATGTGTATTGGATGTGGAGCTTGCAAAGAGATCTCACTAAATAACTTTGCGATTGAATTGGATAGATACATCGGACCTATTCATCATTCCAGGTTCATTGATGTAAACTACGATTCATGCGTAAATTGTTTTTTATGTGAGGAAAACTGCCCAACTGGTGCAATAGAATTAGTTGATGGCAAAGTTGTTCTAGACAATGACAAATGTATAAGATGCGTTCAATGCACTAATCATTGTCCTGTGGGAGCACTAAAAAGAATAGATATGAAATAAAAATGGGGTCTGTTTATGAAAGCAAAAGAATTAATGGATAAAAGTTTTGTATATTTAAACTGTGATGACAGTGTTGTCGATGCTTCAAAAGCAATGGAAGAAGTTAGACGTTTCACTTGTCCGGTTGTGAATGAAAATAAACAATTAGTAGGATGGATTACTTCCTTCGATATAACAAAAGGATTAAGAGATGGAAACGATAAAATCTCTGAGGTAATGAGCAGTGCAGAAGAGGTTTCAACAGTTCATGAAAATGATCCTGCAAGAAAAGCGGTAATCTTAACTGCAAACAACAAGTTCGTAACCGTGCCTGTCGTCAATGACGACAATCAGGTAATAGGTATGGTTCGCGCATGCGATATCGTGGAGCTATTGTCTGAACTTTATGACATTAAGGTCGTAAAACTGTATAAGGCAATGCAAAATCAGCTCAAGGGAGTAACCTGGGAAGAGCTAATGGCAGCATCCGCTTTGGTATCCAAGAAAACCACAGGTAAAAAGATTTCACCAG contains these protein-coding regions:
- a CDS encoding 4Fe-4S binding protein; the encoded protein is MNVSFIKQMKNLEREVLLKSVELDDDGDDFQFELDNFSAEEEIIAVAPRCVRCNTCVGECPVNAIEPANIFRIAKITDKCVKCEICVQSCPVSAIKLISNSVIYNDEDERDVIEYDLANIRYPHRVVRMNSISIDYSVDNNWDDCATLCPTNAFTLEFKEFFENRDMDVGIELIDDELYPYINENMCIGCGACKEISLNNFAIELDRYIGPIHHSRFIDVNYDSCVNCFLCEENCPTGAIELVDGKVVLDNDKCIRCVQCTNHCPVGALKRIDMK
- a CDS encoding CBS domain-containing protein, yielding MKAKELMDKSFVYLNCDDSVVDASKAMEEVRRFTCPVVNENKQLVGWITSFDITKGLRDGNDKISEVMSSAEEVSTVHENDPARKAVILTANNKFVTVPVVNDDNQVIGMVRACDIVELLSELYDIKVVKLYKAMQNQLKGVTWEELMAASALVSKKTTGKKISPEEYEANIMNSTFGEAIWATGGLEKFFAGLISVGELVIARRVGKAKR